From the Natronococcus sp. AD-5 genome, one window contains:
- a CDS encoding universal stress protein, translating to MYDTILVPIDGSDGAENAVSRAFDLALTFSASIHVLYVAETESEPVEISREQHNELRRPSEKRGRQATARAHEQATELSLDVTRSVREGVPYRIILEYADEHGINLIAMGTHGRTRAERVRLGSTTERVITLADSPVVAVPLTDEERVDVATVDYDRIVIATDGSDAAERAAERGLEIAESYDADVYVTYVIDTTTYDLKDAPRSIVGLLKEGGKNAVEAITADGRGRELSVETDVLRGVPDEEIIEYTDGIDADLVVMGVRGRGGATESFLGSTTARVIRRTTRPILTVG from the coding sequence ATGTACGATACAATACTCGTTCCTATCGATGGTAGTGACGGTGCCGAGAATGCGGTTAGCCGGGCGTTCGACCTCGCACTGACGTTCAGTGCCTCGATACACGTTCTTTATGTCGCCGAAACCGAGAGTGAACCCGTTGAGATTAGTCGCGAACAACACAACGAGCTCCGGCGCCCGTCGGAAAAACGAGGACGGCAAGCGACCGCTCGAGCCCACGAACAAGCTACCGAACTCAGTCTCGACGTGACGCGATCCGTCCGCGAAGGAGTTCCCTACCGAATCATCCTAGAGTATGCGGACGAGCACGGCATCAATCTAATCGCCATGGGAACCCACGGTCGGACCAGGGCTGAACGAGTCAGGCTCGGGAGCACAACCGAACGCGTGATCACGCTCGCGGATTCCCCGGTAGTAGCTGTTCCGTTAACCGACGAGGAAAGAGTCGACGTTGCTACGGTTGATTACGACCGAATTGTGATCGCCACGGACGGAAGCGACGCCGCGGAACGCGCCGCAGAACGAGGTCTCGAAATTGCTGAGTCGTACGATGCGGACGTATACGTCACCTACGTCATCGATACGACGACGTACGACCTCAAAGACGCGCCGCGGAGCATTGTCGGCTTGCTAAAAGAAGGAGGGAAGAACGCGGTGGAAGCGATCACCGCCGATGGACGTGGGCGCGAACTTTCGGTAGAGACTGACGTTCTTCGAGGCGTCCCCGACGAGGAGATTATCGAGTACACAGACGGAATCGATGCGGATCTCGTCGTAATGGGAGTTAGAGGACGAGGCGGTGCGACGGAGAGCTTTCTTGGAAGTACGACCGCCCGCGTCATTCGGCGAACGACCCGTCCGATACTGACGGTTGGTTGA
- a CDS encoding universal stress protein, protein MAPRVLVAFDESPQAYAALRHALSTYPDAEVDVLHVNDPREWSSTVGMNGFYSEEAYKRSQESAERLLDEATEIAREYDAEITTDTTVGKTSSAIVRYAEGNDVDHIVLGSHSRRGLSRFLLGSVAERVARRSPGSVTIIREEQPEQET, encoded by the coding sequence ATGGCACCCCGAGTCTTGGTCGCTTTCGACGAATCGCCCCAGGCGTATGCTGCATTGCGTCACGCTCTCTCGACGTATCCCGATGCCGAAGTAGACGTCCTTCACGTGAACGACCCTCGAGAGTGGTCCAGCACGGTTGGCATGAACGGATTCTATTCGGAGGAAGCCTACAAACGGTCGCAGGAGTCCGCCGAACGACTCCTCGACGAAGCGACCGAGATTGCACGGGAGTACGACGCGGAGATAACAACGGACACGACGGTCGGAAAGACGTCGTCAGCCATCGTACGGTACGCGGAGGGGAACGACGTCGATCACATCGTTCTCGGGAGTCACAGCCGTCGCGGCCTGTCGCGATTCTTACTTGGAAGCGTCGCTGAACGAGTAGCTCGGCGCTCACCAGGATCCGTGACTATCATCCGCGAGGAACAACCGGAGCAGGAGACGTAG
- the ppsA gene encoding pyruvate, water dikinase, giving the protein MGTDTEYVRWLESLDSTDVAAVGGKSANLGVLAGLDVPVLPGFSTTATAYDHFLEESGDRSKLEELLRDLDPEDIADLQQRGAQIRHRLRDASMPPELEESLVGAYEELADRLGVTEPAVAVRSSATAEDLPTASFAGQQETILNVSGESELIEAVRDCYASLFTDRAIAYRERQGFNHFDVKLACAVQKMGRADLASSGVLFTLDPDTGFENVTVIEATYGLGELVVQGEVDPDRYVVFEPTNGILEKTLGEKARRMVRRDGGTAVERVPTEERTRYTLSDEQIRTLSTYATQIEDHFDRPMDVEWLLDGELEELFIVQARPETVHGATDENVVRTYRLEECGEELLEGVSIGNAIGAGRTRILDDLREMDRLAEGDVLVTEMTDPDWVPVMKRASAIVTERGGKTSHAAIVSRELGVPAIVGTDRATKELRDGDEITVDCTRETGRVYGGRLDFTIDEQTLGDVPETSTDVLLILGDPDQAFSLANLPVDGVGLAREEFIVTSHIGSHPLELIARGEEETFVDALQTGIAKIAAAFYPNRVIVRLSDFKTNEYRNLEGGWKYEPDEDNPMIGWRGAARYYDEDFRDAFRLECDALRRVREDVGLDNIIVMVPFCRTPAEGKQVLEVMDEFGLPRDELNVYVMAELPSNIVLADRFAKIFDGFSIGSNDLTQLTLGVDRNSERLASLFDENDDAITRSIHSLIEDAHRHERPVGICGDAPSTIPGYTEFLLEAGIDSISVSPDVAVETILTVAELE; this is encoded by the coding sequence ATGGGTACCGATACCGAGTACGTGCGATGGCTCGAGAGCCTCGACAGTACAGACGTCGCTGCGGTGGGTGGTAAGAGTGCAAACCTCGGAGTGCTCGCCGGACTTGACGTCCCCGTTCTGCCAGGGTTCTCTACGACGGCCACTGCCTACGACCACTTCCTCGAGGAATCGGGTGATCGATCGAAGCTCGAAGAGTTATTGAGAGATCTCGATCCCGAAGATATCGCGGATCTCCAGCAACGCGGTGCGCAGATCAGGCACCGTCTCCGGGATGCGTCGATGCCACCCGAACTCGAGGAGAGTCTCGTTGGTGCCTACGAAGAACTCGCCGATCGGCTCGGCGTTACCGAGCCCGCCGTCGCCGTCCGGAGTTCTGCGACCGCGGAAGATCTTCCGACGGCGTCGTTTGCGGGACAACAGGAGACGATTTTGAACGTCTCCGGTGAGTCAGAACTGATTGAAGCGGTCAGAGACTGTTACGCCTCGCTGTTCACGGACCGGGCTATCGCGTATCGCGAGCGCCAAGGCTTCAATCACTTCGACGTGAAACTGGCGTGCGCGGTACAAAAGATGGGACGCGCCGATCTCGCTTCGTCCGGCGTTCTGTTCACGCTCGATCCAGATACGGGATTCGAGAACGTAACGGTGATCGAAGCGACGTACGGACTCGGCGAGCTGGTCGTCCAAGGGGAGGTCGATCCGGATCGGTACGTCGTCTTCGAACCGACGAACGGGATTCTCGAGAAAACGCTGGGCGAGAAAGCACGGCGGATGGTTCGTCGAGACGGCGGGACCGCCGTCGAGCGAGTGCCGACTGAAGAACGAACACGGTACACACTATCGGACGAACAGATCCGGACCCTGTCGACGTACGCGACGCAAATTGAGGACCACTTCGACCGACCGATGGACGTCGAGTGGCTGCTGGACGGTGAACTCGAGGAGTTATTCATCGTCCAGGCTCGACCGGAAACCGTTCACGGCGCGACCGACGAGAACGTCGTTCGGACGTACCGACTCGAGGAATGCGGGGAAGAACTCCTTGAGGGAGTCTCGATCGGAAATGCGATCGGAGCCGGTCGAACACGAATCCTCGACGACTTGCGAGAAATGGACCGACTTGCGGAGGGTGACGTTCTCGTTACCGAGATGACGGATCCCGACTGGGTGCCCGTAATGAAACGAGCGAGCGCGATCGTCACCGAGCGAGGCGGAAAAACGTCGCACGCGGCGATCGTCTCGCGGGAACTCGGCGTTCCGGCGATCGTCGGAACAGACCGAGCGACGAAGGAGCTTCGAGACGGCGACGAAATCACAGTCGACTGCACTCGAGAAACAGGCCGAGTGTACGGCGGTCGTCTCGACTTTACAATCGACGAGCAGACGTTGGGCGACGTTCCTGAAACCAGTACCGACGTCTTGCTCATACTCGGTGATCCCGATCAGGCGTTTTCATTAGCTAACTTACCGGTCGACGGCGTCGGACTCGCTCGCGAGGAGTTCATCGTCACCTCCCACATCGGTTCCCATCCACTCGAGCTGATCGCCCGTGGCGAGGAGGAGACGTTCGTTGACGCACTGCAGACGGGAATCGCGAAGATCGCTGCCGCGTTCTACCCGAACCGGGTTATCGTTCGATTGAGCGACTTCAAAACGAACGAGTATCGAAATCTCGAGGGTGGCTGGAAGTACGAGCCCGACGAGGACAACCCGATGATCGGCTGGCGAGGAGCTGCACGGTATTACGACGAAGACTTTCGAGACGCGTTTCGACTCGAGTGCGATGCGCTTCGGCGCGTCCGCGAGGACGTCGGTCTCGATAACATCATCGTGATGGTCCCGTTCTGCCGAACGCCGGCCGAGGGCAAGCAGGTGCTCGAAGTCATGGACGAATTCGGGCTGCCTCGGGACGAGCTCAACGTCTACGTGATGGCGGAGCTGCCCTCGAATATCGTCCTCGCGGATCGGTTCGCGAAGATATTCGATGGATTCTCAATCGGCTCGAACGATCTCACGCAGTTGACGCTCGGCGTCGACCGTAATTCGGAACGACTCGCCTCGCTCTTCGACGAGAACGACGACGCGATCACGCGATCGATCCACTCGTTGATCGAGGACGCCCACCGCCACGAGCGTCCGGTCGGGATCTGTGGCGACGCTCCATCGACGATCCCGGGGTACACCGAATTTCTCCTCGAGGCGGGCATCGATTCGATTTCCGTCTCTCCCGACGTCGCAGTGGAGACGATTCTAACGGTGGCCGAACTGGAGTGA
- a CDS encoding magnesium transporter codes for MEPAKARLHPDTDWDHAVFLAITKDRDELPVVDSDGRLIGAVTSQAIIDTMHREHIEDALLRAGVQKSGHQIGDLASVRVRAAVRSRAPWLLFGLVAGLFLSVISSQFEATMQETIALAFFPPVIAYIADSVGTQSETIAIRTFAIMDVDYGTYLQREFLVGIVLGTMIGLLGGLGATVIANSLQIGVVVGLSLFVSSAVATVLASLIPIAFILLDVDPALGSGPLATALQDAISIAIYFLFAIILL; via the coding sequence ATGGAGCCAGCGAAGGCTCGACTCCACCCCGATACTGACTGGGATCATGCCGTATTCCTCGCCATTACCAAAGATAGAGATGAGCTCCCGGTCGTCGACAGCGACGGACGGCTCATCGGTGCCGTCACCTCCCAAGCTATCATCGACACTATGCACAGGGAACACATCGAAGACGCACTTCTCCGCGCAGGGGTACAGAAGTCCGGGCATCAGATTGGAGACCTCGCGTCCGTTCGTGTGCGTGCCGCTGTTCGGAGCCGGGCTCCATGGCTCTTGTTCGGCCTCGTGGCCGGGTTGTTTCTCAGCGTTATCTCGAGCCAGTTTGAGGCGACTATGCAGGAGACAATCGCTCTCGCCTTCTTTCCACCAGTCATCGCTTACATCGCCGACTCGGTGGGGACACAGTCAGAGACCATTGCGATCAGGACGTTCGCCATCATGGACGTCGATTATGGTACTTACCTCCAACGGGAATTTCTTGTCGGGATCGTACTCGGCACCATGATTGGTCTCCTCGGCGGGCTGGGCGCAACAGTTATCGCTAATTCACTACAGATCGGTGTCGTCGTCGGACTCTCGCTGTTCGTTTCCAGTGCCGTTGCGACCGTCCTCGCCTCACTCATCCCGATCGCGTTCATCCTGCTGGACGTAGACCCGGCGCTTGGCAGCGGCCCGCTTGCTACTGCCCTCCAAGACGCCATTAGCATCGCTATTTACTTCCTATTTGCAATTATCCTGCTCTGA
- a CDS encoding universal stress protein, whose translation MGDRVLVPFDDGPLAADALTYVFTKLSDASVVALHVIDPKPGMNRVMAGGSFEEWYDEANRQTDELFDKAHRIADEYDRDIDIECEVGDPGQTIVIFAEENDIDGIVMGSHGRQGIARFLLGSVAEYVVERSPVPVTINKANYS comes from the coding sequence ATGGGTGATCGCGTTCTCGTTCCATTTGATGACGGCCCGCTTGCGGCTGACGCACTCACGTACGTCTTCACAAAACTCTCCGATGCCTCCGTCGTCGCGCTCCACGTCATTGATCCTAAACCTGGAATGAACCGGGTAATGGCTGGAGGAAGTTTCGAGGAGTGGTACGACGAAGCAAACCGACAGACTGACGAACTATTCGATAAAGCTCACCGGATCGCCGACGAATACGACCGCGATATTGATATCGAATGTGAAGTCGGCGATCCAGGTCAGACAATTGTTATCTTCGCGGAAGAAAACGACATCGACGGAATCGTGATGGGTAGTCACGGCCGTCAAGGAATTGCCCGATTCTTGCTCGGAAGTGTAGCAGAGTACGTCGTTGAGCGGTCGCCGGTGCCTGTGACCATCAACAAGGCCAATTATTCGTAA
- a CDS encoding thiamine-binding protein, with protein MTAIARLEIIPVREERMSDQIAAAIDALDQFDISYELTPMDTVIEADDVSEIFAAAEAAHDAIDEDRIITSLEIDHQPEREQHTTDRVAAVEHELGRSAQG; from the coding sequence ATGACAGCAATAGCCCGACTCGAGATAATCCCTGTCCGAGAGGAACGGATGTCGGACCAGATCGCCGCAGCGATCGACGCGCTCGATCAGTTCGACATCTCGTACGAACTCACACCGATGGACACGGTCATCGAAGCTGACGACGTGAGCGAGATTTTCGCAGCCGCAGAGGCCGCACACGACGCGATCGACGAAGATCGTATCATTACCTCGCTGGAGATCGACCATCAACCCGAGCGAGAGCAGCATACGACGGATCGAGTCGCAGCGGTCGAACACGAACTTGGACGATCGGCACAAGGATAA
- a CDS encoding adenosylcobalamin-dependent ribonucleoside-diphosphate reductase yields MSNSSTPIRLPVKETRGATLRTRLSQNAYERVLPARYLLRNEAGDVIETPEEMFRRVADAVALAEREYGGDITQWADRFEVMMTDLEFVPNSPTLMNAGTRLQQLSACFVVSPDDSMGSIFETLKQAATILQTGGGVGYTFSWLRPRGDVVRSSGGTASGPVSFMRVYDTMCGEIKQGGKRRGAQMGILCVDHPDICRFLVAKRREDRLTNFNLSVGITDSFYAAVLANDDYSLVNPQTGEQHRMTDQTARFYDPAYESTPGTGDNFWRDYAPDIPGVDSFGDDLSFEIGEQMTLPARFVWTILVDGAWRNGEPGLFMLDETNRQHSFDVVRRPEHAIEATNPCGEQGLENFEACTLGHVNLALTVESDRTLWVDFLTSDGSGGEDDDIETLIEGFLAQAIDWDRLTRIVRDGTRFLDDVVTVDEAPIPQIDRKVGNLRKIGLGIMGFAELLIQLDVRYGSKPSIEIARQLMEHINRESTVASHELVSDRGPFPEWDRSKYASPPSYPDWFERHTGLDPTSWETGFPVRNHSTTTIAPCGTTSIIGNTSGGCEPLYDVAYFRNVGEDVRGDERFVEFDDYFLRVLEANDIDIEPVRSEAETFMEQGEYSGPHSLSIPVAIADAFVTARVIPPSAHVEMQAAFQEHVDSAISKTINLPPSATRGDVDEAYRLAIETGCKGITVYRDRSRRVQVLARRPIDPSGPPEDARCCPI; encoded by the coding sequence ATGTCGAACTCATCAACACCGATTCGACTGCCGGTAAAAGAGACGCGAGGCGCAACACTACGGACGCGCCTCTCTCAGAACGCGTACGAGCGCGTTCTTCCGGCGCGATATCTTCTGCGAAACGAGGCCGGCGACGTTATCGAGACGCCAGAAGAGATGTTTAGGCGAGTTGCCGACGCTGTTGCACTGGCGGAACGCGAATATGGAGGCGACATCACTCAGTGGGCCGATCGGTTCGAAGTGATGATGACCGACCTCGAGTTCGTTCCGAATTCGCCGACGCTGATGAACGCCGGAACGCGACTGCAACAGCTGTCGGCCTGTTTCGTCGTTTCTCCCGACGATTCGATGGGGTCGATCTTCGAGACGCTCAAACAGGCGGCGACCATCTTGCAGACCGGCGGCGGCGTCGGCTACACGTTTTCCTGGCTCCGTCCGCGAGGCGACGTCGTCCGTTCGAGCGGCGGTACCGCGAGCGGGCCGGTCTCGTTCATGCGCGTCTACGATACGATGTGCGGCGAGATCAAACAGGGCGGCAAACGCCGCGGCGCACAGATGGGTATTCTTTGCGTCGACCATCCCGACATCTGTCGGTTCCTCGTCGCCAAGCGTCGAGAGGACCGGTTGACGAACTTCAACCTCTCGGTTGGAATCACCGACTCGTTCTACGCGGCGGTGCTGGCAAACGACGACTACTCGCTCGTCAATCCGCAAACCGGCGAGCAGCACCGGATGACGGATCAGACCGCCCGCTTCTACGACCCCGCGTACGAGTCGACTCCCGGCACCGGAGATAACTTCTGGCGAGACTACGCGCCGGACATACCCGGAGTGGATTCCTTCGGAGACGATCTCTCGTTCGAGATCGGCGAGCAGATGACGCTTCCCGCGCGATTCGTCTGGACGATCCTCGTCGACGGTGCGTGGCGAAACGGAGAGCCCGGGCTGTTCATGCTCGACGAGACGAACCGCCAGCACTCGTTCGACGTCGTCCGTCGGCCGGAGCACGCGATCGAGGCGACGAATCCCTGTGGCGAGCAGGGACTCGAGAACTTCGAAGCGTGTACGCTTGGACACGTAAACCTCGCGCTCACGGTCGAATCCGATCGAACGCTGTGGGTCGATTTCCTGACGAGCGACGGAAGTGGTGGGGAAGACGACGATATCGAGACGCTCATCGAGGGGTTTCTCGCGCAGGCGATCGACTGGGATCGGTTGACGCGCATCGTTCGCGACGGGACGCGATTCCTCGACGACGTCGTGACGGTCGACGAGGCACCGATTCCCCAGATCGATCGAAAAGTCGGGAATCTCCGTAAAATCGGGCTCGGAATCATGGGATTTGCGGAGCTCCTGATTCAGCTCGACGTTCGATACGGGAGCAAGCCGTCAATCGAAATCGCCCGCCAGCTCATGGAACATATCAATCGCGAATCCACGGTGGCGAGTCATGAACTTGTCAGCGATCGAGGACCGTTTCCCGAGTGGGATCGCTCGAAATACGCATCACCACCGTCCTATCCGGACTGGTTCGAACGTCATACCGGACTCGACCCAACGAGCTGGGAGACCGGGTTTCCGGTACGGAACCACAGCACGACGACGATCGCCCCCTGTGGAACGACGAGCATCATCGGGAACACCTCCGGCGGATGCGAGCCGCTGTACGACGTCGCATACTTCAGGAACGTCGGCGAGGACGTCCGCGGCGACGAGCGGTTCGTCGAGTTCGACGACTACTTCCTGCGAGTGCTCGAGGCCAACGATATCGACATCGAACCAGTTCGCTCCGAGGCAGAAACATTCATGGAGCAGGGGGAGTACAGCGGGCCACACAGCCTGTCGATTCCGGTGGCGATCGCGGACGCGTTCGTCACCGCACGAGTGATACCGCCATCGGCGCACGTCGAGATGCAAGCCGCGTTTCAGGAACACGTCGACAGCGCCATTTCGAAGACGATCAACCTACCCCCGTCGGCGACGCGAGGCGACGTCGATGAGGCGTACCGATTGGCGATCGAAACCGGCTGTAAAGGGATAACCGTCTACCGGGACCGATCGCGACGGGTTCAGGTGCTGGCGAGGCGGCCGATTGACCCGAGCGGGCCGCCCGAGGACGCGAGGTGCTGTCCGATCTGA
- a CDS encoding cation-translocating P-type ATPase: MERNPADLRSARRVTGLTSPEADKRLRRDGPNVLPTQRPPPAWRVFAEQFVHFFAIMLWVASGLAVLAGMSELGVAIALVVVINGIFAFVQEYRAERAAERLRDLLPKRVTVRRDGATREIDATELVVDDVVLLGPGDRVSADLEIVNSHGLRLDISLLTGESAPESVEAGETAYAGTFVLEGEATGVVRTTGSETRLGEIAALTRARERPETPLHHEIDRLVRIIATIAVVVGGVFFAVSVALGSDPGVGILFAIGVTVALVPEGLLPSVTMSLAVGAKRLAAENALVRRLESVETLGSTTFICTDKTGTLTQNRMAVVEAWTPTGRARIEGDGYEPTGSVEADDGTQSPLREMGTIVARCSTGDIERQNGEWVAHGDPMEAALVTFARRLNVDVQEQTRADPEIRRFPFDPRRRRTSVLTRDRLLVMGAPEAVLSRTRYGSDDARATVAEMAERGLRVLAVATRPADEVSVDADLESIESNLELVGVVGLEDPPRPGTAAAVAASRNASVQTAMITGDHPTTARAIADEIGLLSDEGLVIEGDELPEDDQVLGALLDRDGVVVSRVNPEDKLRIAHVLQDRGHVVAMTGDGVNDGPALQEADVGVAMGRSGTDVAREAADLVLLDDDFSTIVNAIKQGRATFYNIKRFLTYHLTDNVAQLTPFVVWALAAGQFPLALGILQILALDIGTDLLPALALGSEPPSEDVLQQPLEAEHLIDETVLGRAFGVLGPAEATVEMTAFVVALAAFGWVPGGEFPHQSELLAASGAAFTAVVVGQMANAFACRSTTRWPGDLGWTSNRLLIGAVVVELLALLVFIFVGSIARILGHAPPPLEGALVALLAAPAVLLADAMYKRWRAMRNA, from the coding sequence ATGGAGCGGAATCCTGCCGACTTGCGTTCCGCGCGTCGCGTCACCGGTCTCACTTCCCCAGAAGCGGACAAACGGCTCCGGCGCGACGGCCCGAACGTCCTGCCGACACAGCGGCCGCCACCGGCGTGGCGCGTGTTCGCCGAGCAGTTCGTGCACTTCTTCGCGATCATGCTCTGGGTGGCGAGCGGCTTGGCGGTACTCGCCGGAATGAGCGAACTGGGGGTCGCCATCGCCCTGGTCGTGGTGATCAACGGCATCTTCGCGTTCGTACAGGAGTACCGAGCCGAACGTGCAGCCGAACGGCTTCGAGATTTGCTTCCGAAACGAGTTACCGTCCGACGAGACGGGGCAACGCGCGAGATCGACGCGACAGAACTGGTCGTTGACGATGTCGTCTTGCTCGGTCCGGGGGATCGCGTTTCGGCGGATCTCGAAATCGTGAACTCTCACGGTCTACGGCTCGATATTTCGTTGCTCACCGGCGAGAGCGCACCGGAATCGGTCGAGGCAGGTGAGACCGCATACGCGGGGACGTTCGTTCTCGAAGGCGAAGCCACCGGGGTCGTTCGAACGACTGGATCCGAAACGAGGCTCGGCGAAATCGCAGCGCTGACGCGCGCGAGAGAGCGTCCGGAGACGCCGCTTCACCACGAGATCGACCGCCTCGTCAGGATCATTGCGACAATCGCCGTTGTGGTCGGCGGTGTCTTCTTCGCCGTGAGCGTGGCGCTCGGGAGCGATCCGGGCGTCGGTATCCTCTTCGCGATCGGTGTTACGGTCGCACTCGTCCCCGAAGGGCTGCTCCCGAGCGTGACGATGTCGCTCGCGGTCGGAGCCAAACGCCTCGCGGCGGAGAACGCGCTCGTGCGGCGCCTCGAGTCCGTCGAGACGCTCGGGTCGACGACGTTCATCTGTACGGACAAAACCGGGACGCTCACGCAGAACCGAATGGCCGTCGTCGAGGCGTGGACGCCGACGGGCCGCGCTCGAATCGAGGGCGACGGCTACGAACCGACGGGGAGTGTAGAAGCCGACGACGGGACGCAATCCCCGCTTCGAGAGATGGGGACGATCGTCGCGCGGTGTTCGACCGGCGACATCGAACGGCAGAACGGAGAGTGGGTCGCACACGGCGATCCGATGGAGGCTGCACTCGTCACCTTCGCTCGTCGTCTAAACGTGGACGTTCAGGAACAGACGCGAGCCGATCCAGAAATCAGGCGGTTTCCCTTCGATCCCCGACGGCGACGAACCTCCGTACTCACGCGTGATCGGCTGTTAGTTATGGGCGCCCCGGAGGCGGTCCTCTCGAGGACTCGTTACGGGAGCGACGACGCTCGAGCGACGGTCGCAGAGATGGCAGAACGCGGACTGCGCGTCCTCGCGGTCGCGACGCGACCGGCTGACGAGGTGTCTGTGGACGCTGACCTCGAATCGATCGAATCGAACCTCGAGTTGGTCGGCGTTGTCGGCCTTGAAGACCCACCGCGTCCGGGAACGGCAGCCGCCGTCGCCGCGAGCAGAAACGCGTCCGTCCAAACGGCGATGATAACGGGGGATCACCCGACTACGGCGCGGGCGATCGCTGACGAGATCGGGTTGCTGAGTGACGAAGGGCTCGTCATCGAGGGCGATGAACTTCCCGAAGACGACCAGGTTCTCGGGGCGCTCCTGGATCGTGACGGCGTCGTTGTGAGTCGGGTCAATCCCGAGGATAAACTCCGTATCGCCCACGTGCTCCAGGATCGAGGGCACGTCGTGGCGATGACCGGTGATGGCGTTAATGATGGTCCGGCACTTCAGGAGGCCGACGTCGGCGTCGCAATGGGACGCTCGGGAACTGACGTTGCCCGTGAGGCGGCGGATCTCGTCTTGCTCGACGACGACTTCAGCACGATCGTCAACGCAATCAAACAGGGGCGAGCGACCTTTTACAACATCAAACGGTTTCTCACCTACCACCTTACGGACAACGTCGCCCAGCTGACACCATTCGTGGTGTGGGCGCTCGCGGCGGGACAGTTTCCGCTCGCGCTCGGTATCCTCCAGATTCTCGCATTGGACATCGGAACCGATCTGCTGCCGGCGCTCGCGCTCGGCTCGGAACCGCCCTCCGAGGACGTGCTTCAACAGCCGCTCGAGGCTGAGCACCTTATCGACGAGACGGTACTCGGCCGCGCCTTCGGCGTCCTCGGTCCAGCCGAAGCGACCGTTGAGATGACCGCGTTCGTCGTCGCGCTCGCTGCCTTCGGCTGGGTTCCGGGCGGTGAATTTCCACATCAATCCGAGCTGCTGGCCGCATCGGGAGCGGCGTTCACTGCCGTCGTCGTCGGCCAGATGGCGAACGCCTTCGCTTGCCGGAGCACAACTCGGTGGCCCGGCGACCTGGGATGGACGTCCAACCGCCTCCTTATCGGCGCGGTCGTCGTCGAGTTGCTCGCGTTGCTCGTGTTCATTTTCGTGGGTTCGATTGCACGAATACTGGGCCACGCGCCGCCACCGCTTGAGGGCGCACTCGTCGCCCTGCTCGCTGCACCGGCCGTTTTACTGGCTGATGCAATGTACAAACGCTGGCGTGCGATGAGAAACGCATAG
- a CDS encoding CBS domain-containing protein, translating to MATIEPSRPLDEAVETMLDRGASSLIATADGRADGIVTKTDVLESLTWTDRARSPVQVFGANLLDDITYDEVSNMIDAVARKYGDITVLEAKIHLKRTAGYRSSSLESACTPTKGILWLRTRDSAPTMCYISRGTPSNARC from the coding sequence ATGGCGACGATCGAACCATCCCGGCCGCTTGACGAAGCCGTCGAAACGATGCTCGACCGCGGCGCATCATCGCTTATCGCCACGGCGGACGGAAGAGCCGACGGGATCGTAACCAAAACGGACGTCCTCGAGTCGCTGACGTGGACCGACAGAGCCCGGAGTCCTGTCCAAGTGTTCGGAGCGAACTTACTGGACGACATCACATACGATGAAGTGAGCAACATGATCGACGCCGTCGCCCGGAAGTACGGCGACATAACCGTCCTCGAAGCGAAGATACATCTGAAACGTACCGCGGGCTACCGCTCATCCTCGCTCGAATCCGCCTGTACACCGACAAAGGGTATTTTGTGGCTCAGGACGAGGGATTCGGCGCCAACCATGTGTTACATCTCGCGCGGAACGCCCTCGAACGCGAGGTGTTGA
- the rpl12p gene encoding 50S ribosomal protein P1, with amino-acid sequence MEYVYAALILHEADQEISEESVSDVLQAAGVDDDEPRVKALIAALEDVDIEEAVAEAAVGAPAPAAPAAGEEEPEEEEAPEEEEEDTSGEGLGELFG; translated from the coding sequence ATGGAATACGTATACGCAGCCCTCATCTTGCACGAAGCAGACCAAGAAATATCCGAAGAGAGCGTGAGCGACGTCCTCCAAGCCGCTGGCGTTGACGACGACGAGCCCCGCGTGAAGGCACTCATCGCCGCGCTCGAAGACGTCGATATCGAGGAAGCCGTTGCGGAGGCGGCCGTCGGGGCGCCGGCACCGGCCGCGCCCGCAGCCGGTGAGGAAGAGCCAGAGGAGGAAGAGGCGCCAGAAGAGGAGGAAGAAGACACGTCGGGCGAAGGGCTCGGAGAGTTGTTCGGGTAA